A stretch of the Alnus glutinosa chromosome 6, dhAlnGlut1.1, whole genome shotgun sequence genome encodes the following:
- the LOC133871154 gene encoding uncharacterized protein LOC133871154 isoform X1, with product MGTNERSDVSSERRKWDKIFNGLVHMLQTQQAQLETLAKERKLFEDCVRVQHERWVSNARLYEGQISQLKGDLVAQQMTLSLEAAKSDFVTSLKRREAFLGKLKLEDTETELADFKAWFDYFSHESSYLKDLSLRNGSDMQGEERRSKILEGEIRRLKHEYEKLALEKSSEVSALLAEKKFVWNQYKIMENDYTSKLGSNRSEVAKANQTIEKLLSRVEQLQSLNDDKDEMVARLRNKVAEMEAERNKLNEATSRTSHKLDLLKKSRSSSVTPVLNCCTARAQRSCVGAKKSGSNRSNITVKNELSASQFPDSEKGSRILKRKVVDVTPISETSKLFSSNFKVPKLKTHLR from the exons ATGGGCACGAATGAACGCTCCGATGTCTCCTCCGAACGCCGAAAATGGGACAAGATCTTCAACGGCCTGGTGCACATGTTGCAGACGCAACAGGCACAGCTCGAGACCCTCGCCAAAGAGAGGAAACTCTTCGAAGATTGCGTCAGAGTGCAACACGAGCGATGGGTCTCCAATGCTCGTCTCTATGAGGGCCAGATTTCTCAG TTGAAGGGAGATTTGGTAGCCCAACAGATGACACTCTCGCTCGAGGCGGCCAAGTCAGATTTTGTGACGAGTTTGAAGCGGAGAGAGGCTTTTCTCGGGAAATTGAAATTAG AAGACACAGAAACTGAGTTGGCAGATTTCAAAGCGTGGTTTGACTACTTTTCTCATGAATCCTCTTACCTAAAA GATCTTTCTCTGAGAAACGGCAGTGACATGCAGGGAGAAGAGCGGCGTTCTAAGATATTGGAAGGTGAAATAAGGAGGTTAAAGCATGAATATGAGAAGCTTGCCTTGGAAAAGAGTTCTGAGGTATCTGCACTGCTGGCAGAGAAGAAATTCGTGTGGAATCAGTATAAAATTATGGAAAATGATTACACCAGTAAATTAGGGAGTAATCGTTCTGAAGTTGCAAAAGCAAATCAGACAATAGAGAAACTTCTTTCCAGAGTGGAGCAACTGCAGTCACTTAATGATGACAAAGATGAAATGGTTGCAAGATTGAGAAATAAAGTGGCTGAGATGGAAGCTGAGAGAAATAAATTGAATGAAGCGACTTCCAGAACCTCCCACAAGTTGGATTTGTTAAAAAAGTCTAGAAGTTCTTCAGTCACACCTGTGTTAAATTGTTGTACGGCCAGAGCTCAACGATCTTGTGTGGGAGCCAAGAAGAGCGGCAGCAATAGAAGTAATATCACTGTCAAAAACGAATTATCTGCTTCACAATTTCCCGATTCTGAAAAG GGAAGCAgaattttaaagagaaaagtagTTGATGTTACTCCCATTTCCGAGACCTCAAAATTGTTCTCATCCAACTTCAAGGTTCCCAAGCTGAAGACACATCTAAGATGA
- the LOC133871154 gene encoding uncharacterized protein LOC133871154 isoform X2 — protein MGTNERSDVSSERRKWDKIFNGLVHMLQTQQAQLETLAKERKLFEDCVRVQHERWVSNARLYEGQISQLKGDLVAQQMTLSLEAAKSDFVTSLKRREAFLGKLKLEDTETELADFKAWFDYFSHESSYLKDLSLRNGSDMQGEERRSKILEGEIRRLKHEYEKLALEKSSEVSALLAEKKFVWNQYKIMENDYTSKLGSNRSEVAKANQTIEKLLSRVEQLQSLNDDKDEMVARLRNKVAEMEAERNKLNEATSRTSHKLDLLKKSRSSSVTPVLNCCTARAQRSCVGAKKSGSNRSNITVKNELSASQFPDSEKAF, from the exons ATGGGCACGAATGAACGCTCCGATGTCTCCTCCGAACGCCGAAAATGGGACAAGATCTTCAACGGCCTGGTGCACATGTTGCAGACGCAACAGGCACAGCTCGAGACCCTCGCCAAAGAGAGGAAACTCTTCGAAGATTGCGTCAGAGTGCAACACGAGCGATGGGTCTCCAATGCTCGTCTCTATGAGGGCCAGATTTCTCAG TTGAAGGGAGATTTGGTAGCCCAACAGATGACACTCTCGCTCGAGGCGGCCAAGTCAGATTTTGTGACGAGTTTGAAGCGGAGAGAGGCTTTTCTCGGGAAATTGAAATTAG AAGACACAGAAACTGAGTTGGCAGATTTCAAAGCGTGGTTTGACTACTTTTCTCATGAATCCTCTTACCTAAAA GATCTTTCTCTGAGAAACGGCAGTGACATGCAGGGAGAAGAGCGGCGTTCTAAGATATTGGAAGGTGAAATAAGGAGGTTAAAGCATGAATATGAGAAGCTTGCCTTGGAAAAGAGTTCTGAGGTATCTGCACTGCTGGCAGAGAAGAAATTCGTGTGGAATCAGTATAAAATTATGGAAAATGATTACACCAGTAAATTAGGGAGTAATCGTTCTGAAGTTGCAAAAGCAAATCAGACAATAGAGAAACTTCTTTCCAGAGTGGAGCAACTGCAGTCACTTAATGATGACAAAGATGAAATGGTTGCAAGATTGAGAAATAAAGTGGCTGAGATGGAAGCTGAGAGAAATAAATTGAATGAAGCGACTTCCAGAACCTCCCACAAGTTGGATTTGTTAAAAAAGTCTAGAAGTTCTTCAGTCACACCTGTGTTAAATTGTTGTACGGCCAGAGCTCAACGATCTTGTGTGGGAGCCAAGAAGAGCGGCAGCAATAGAAGTAATATCACTGTCAAAAACGAATTATCTGCTTCACAATTTCCCGATTCTGAAAAG gctttttga